One Desulfobulbus oligotrophicus DNA segment encodes these proteins:
- a CDS encoding GNAT family N-acetyltransferase, translating into MNTSFHVITSKEELTECKEEWTDLYHRVDIRSFFVSFEYVRMWYTHFAAPDAVRIYTVRAEEKLIGLLPLVLRHHSGGVRELSNLVNDHSLIAPPLIAVEYTEVVQQTLLNALVATKTDWDIFTHSFSYSFCRMPHLFTESRLAGCGCLWKNVTEPTYAIFLKGTFAEYFTQVLSRNLRKNLKNAANRLNREKNVRYFLLRDEEVLTFWPKFLELEASGWKGQSRTAIACTDTAIQQYYLDLIRLMSTTDQIYLYGLEIDGVLVAGEFGYVDKDIFHHAKVAYNEQFAHLSPSHLLMLHILEDLPVHFPQVRLFHMFPWDTGYKQRFVDEPSFYTTTTLYSSTWRGRTLYALRWLKDQMKEQMPGVVGGVKKAMAAIRPTGN; encoded by the coding sequence ATGAACACGTCTTTTCATGTTATTACCAGTAAAGAAGAACTGACCGAATGCAAAGAGGAGTGGACCGATCTGTATCATCGTGTTGATATCCGGTCTTTTTTTGTCTCTTTTGAGTATGTCCGGATGTGGTATACACATTTTGCCGCACCGGATGCTGTGCGCATCTACACTGTGCGTGCAGAGGAAAAACTTATCGGTCTTCTTCCCCTGGTGCTGAGGCATCACAGCGGCGGTGTGCGCGAACTCTCCAACCTGGTTAACGATCATAGCCTCATTGCTCCCCCGCTGATTGCAGTGGAATATACAGAGGTTGTTCAGCAGACCCTGCTTAACGCCCTGGTGGCCACCAAAACTGACTGGGATATATTTACCCACAGCTTCTCCTATTCGTTCTGCAGAATGCCCCACCTGTTTACCGAGAGCCGGCTGGCTGGCTGTGGATGTCTCTGGAAAAATGTAACAGAACCAACCTATGCCATTTTTTTGAAGGGCACCTTTGCAGAGTATTTTACACAGGTGTTGTCACGCAACCTGCGCAAAAATCTTAAAAACGCTGCCAACAGGTTGAACAGGGAAAAGAATGTCCGGTATTTTTTGTTGAGGGATGAGGAGGTGCTCACCTTTTGGCCGAAGTTTCTGGAACTTGAGGCCTCCGGGTGGAAGGGGCAGTCCAGGACAGCCATTGCCTGCACCGATACGGCAATACAACAGTACTACCTTGATCTTATCCGGCTTATGTCAACAACAGATCAGATTTATCTCTATGGCCTGGAGATTGATGGCGTGCTGGTGGCTGGTGAGTTCGGCTATGTGGATAAAGATATTTTTCACCATGCAAAGGTGGCCTACAATGAGCAGTTCGCCCACCTGAGTCCTTCTCACCTGCTTATGCTCCATATTCTTGAAGACCTGCCCGTACATTTTCCACAGGTAAGACTCTTTCATATGTTTCCCTGGGATACAGGCTATAAGCAGAGATTTGTCGATGAGCCGTCTTTTTACACCACCACAACGCTTTACAGTTCCACCTGGAGGGGCCGTACACTGTATGCACTTCGCTGGTTAAAGGATCAGATGAAAGAACAGATGCCCGGTGTGGTGGGTGGAGTGAAGAAAGCCATGGCCGCCATCAGGCCCACCGGCAACTGA
- a CDS encoding GNAT family N-acetyltransferase produces the protein MSGKLSVEQLNQDRLPDIWPICTTLAQAMAYPSFFCTGDWLAAVSSGLTSSERPVVLQVKEKDRVIAVLPLVSTANILGGRDLHYLGAAFYPDPLGLICAPDDRGRAVTAIKQHLGSDSHWDRLVLSFILEDELEAWGMPKNQVSVQPYISLDTDFEGVFGQLGSKSRSNIRKKYRRIVKGGGEFIVAVDVDSKQKLLDALLHLHAKRSGERKLESTFAGPHVEHLHRWLVTHSDNSVFYAIVVQDKLIAIQYGFEFGQRFFAYQIAHDPAFGHWSPGAVLVMHVLEACCTKGLQEFNFLQGDEGYKSTWTTEARPLYQLVIYQRNWRAGLRQGGQRAKTMLRKIVRYRQGGS, from the coding sequence GTGAGTGGAAAACTTTCTGTTGAACAACTCAATCAAGACAGGTTGCCCGATATCTGGCCGATCTGCACCACCCTGGCTCAGGCCATGGCCTATCCCAGTTTTTTTTGTACCGGGGATTGGCTGGCTGCAGTGAGTAGCGGGCTGACTTCGTCTGAGCGACCGGTTGTTCTGCAGGTGAAGGAAAAGGATCGTGTTATCGCTGTGCTCCCTCTGGTCAGCACAGCCAACATCCTTGGCGGTCGCGATCTCCACTATCTCGGTGCTGCCTTTTATCCGGATCCCCTGGGACTTATCTGTGCACCAGACGATCGAGGTCGAGCTGTTACTGCGATAAAACAGCACCTTGGCTCTGACAGTCACTGGGATCGGCTGGTGCTCTCCTTTATCCTTGAGGATGAACTTGAGGCCTGGGGTATGCCCAAAAATCAAGTGTCAGTGCAGCCGTATATATCTTTGGACACTGATTTTGAAGGAGTGTTTGGACAACTTGGGAGTAAAAGTCGTTCCAACATCCGGAAAAAATATCGTCGGATAGTAAAGGGCGGAGGTGAGTTTATTGTCGCCGTTGATGTGGATTCTAAACAAAAGTTACTGGATGCCTTGTTGCATCTACATGCCAAACGTTCCGGTGAACGAAAGCTGGAGAGTACCTTTGCCGGTCCTCACGTGGAACACCTGCACAGATGGTTGGTCACTCATTCCGACAACAGCGTTTTTTATGCTATTGTTGTCCAGGACAAGCTGATTGCGATTCAATACGGCTTTGAGTTTGGACAACGGTTTTTCGCTTACCAGATTGCCCATGATCCGGCATTCGGTCACTGGAGTCCAGGTGCAGTGCTGGTTATGCATGTATTAGAGGCCTGCTGCACGAAAGGTTTGCAGGAGTTCAACTTTCTTCAGGGTGATGAAGGGTACAAGAGCACCTGGACAACCGAGGCCCGACCCCTGTACCAGCTGGTCATCTATCAGCGCAACTGGCGTGCCGGGCTGCGGCAAGGCGGGCAACGGGCAAAGACCATGCTCAGGAAGATAGTGAGGTATCGACAGGGTGGGAGTTAA
- a CDS encoding glycosyltransferase has product MSISRPEQLLILMDYFVGPQGGTERQVHELITNLDLQQWHLHFTVFRREKNYQGDDQGFGKEMRSLEIHRLASVRTLRRMIGLARFIRKKRIRIVHIFFNDAAILAPFFCKLGGAKVITSRRDMGFWYRPWQLLALKCANLFVDQIVANSEAVKDNTCRREKFSPAKVTVIKNSCEAATFLQPAQPGFREQWGIRTDDPIVGMVANISPIKRYPDLLRAFAQVRSRCPQARLVIVGGGGPREVAEIMTLALHLRLADHVYFLGSVPQPVAVMKYFDVCVLCSESEGLSNAIIEYMGCGKPTVCTATGGNSELINHGQTGYLVPVGDVSQLTEYIVRLIEQPDLAAQLGRAALESFRNGPFAVHTSIQAHQALYRQLLTTG; this is encoded by the coding sequence ATGAGTATTTCCCGGCCAGAACAGCTGCTCATTCTGATGGATTATTTCGTCGGGCCGCAAGGTGGTACTGAGCGGCAGGTTCATGAACTCATTACCAACCTTGATCTGCAGCAGTGGCATCTCCACTTTACCGTGTTCAGGCGGGAGAAGAATTACCAGGGGGATGATCAGGGATTTGGCAAGGAGATGCGGTCGTTGGAGATCCATCGACTAGCCAGTGTCCGCACCCTGCGGCGGATGATCGGGCTTGCCCGTTTTATCCGCAAAAAGCGCATCCGGATTGTTCATATCTTCTTTAACGATGCCGCCATCCTGGCGCCGTTCTTCTGTAAGCTTGGTGGGGCTAAGGTGATCACCTCCCGTCGGGACATGGGGTTCTGGTATCGGCCCTGGCAGTTGCTGGCGCTCAAATGTGCTAACCTGTTTGTTGATCAGATTGTGGCCAACTCCGAGGCTGTGAAAGACAATACCTGCAGACGGGAAAAATTTTCACCGGCTAAGGTGACGGTGATTAAAAACAGCTGCGAGGCAGCGACCTTTCTCCAGCCTGCCCAGCCTGGTTTTCGGGAACAGTGGGGAATCAGGACAGACGATCCGATTGTTGGCATGGTGGCCAATATCTCGCCGATCAAGCGGTATCCCGATCTGCTGCGGGCCTTTGCACAGGTCCGCAGCCGGTGTCCGCAGGCCCGGCTTGTCATTGTCGGGGGTGGTGGGCCACGGGAAGTTGCCGAAATCATGACCCTGGCACTGCACCTGCGTCTGGCCGATCATGTTTATTTCCTGGGTAGTGTCCCCCAGCCGGTGGCTGTGATGAAATACTTTGACGTCTGTGTCCTGTGTTCAGAGTCTGAGGGGTTGTCCAATGCCATTATTGAATATATGGGCTGCGGTAAGCCCACTGTATGTACAGCCACCGGCGGTAACAGCGAGCTGATCAACCACGGTCAGACCGGCTATCTGGTGCCGGTGGGCGATGTATCGCAGTTGACAGAGTATATTGTACGCTTGATCGAACAGCCGGACCTGGCTGCCCAGCTCGGCAGAGCTGCACTGGAGAGTTTCAGAAACGGACCTTTTGCCGTTCACACCTCCATACAGGCGCATCAGGCTCTTTACAGGCAATTGCTGACAACAGGTTGA
- a CDS encoding exosortase C-terminal domain/associated protein EpsI, with the protein MGSLSWVRVSVAVVLLLVTGILVEITRNVASYHVTTPLSAAFTTVGDWQAAGDIPLDAAVREALYLDDHLFRRFSNGHAVVELYIGYYHSLAKVGAAHDPLVCFPGQGWVLRNKQTVARTIQDPDGDLVLKYTTVTAERNSDQDLLLYWFQAGRKMAAGTFMQKVYAVQAKLFGQEASNAFVRISIPLKGVSVAEGKEALTRFATDFYPVFSDFVGQASATKR; encoded by the coding sequence ATGGGATCGCTGAGCTGGGTACGGGTGTCTGTGGCGGTGGTACTGCTGCTGGTGACCGGTATACTTGTTGAAATCACCCGCAATGTGGCATCATATCATGTTACTACTCCGCTTTCCGCAGCCTTCACCACTGTTGGTGACTGGCAGGCGGCGGGCGATATTCCGCTGGACGCCGCCGTACGGGAAGCGCTCTATCTCGATGACCACCTCTTCCGCAGGTTTTCCAACGGGCATGCAGTTGTGGAACTGTACATCGGCTACTATCACTCTTTAGCCAAGGTAGGGGCTGCCCACGATCCGCTGGTCTGTTTTCCCGGACAGGGATGGGTCCTGCGCAACAAACAGACAGTGGCGCGAACCATCCAGGATCCGGACGGTGATCTGGTGTTGAAGTATACGACCGTGACGGCCGAACGCAACAGTGATCAGGATCTCTTGCTGTACTGGTTTCAGGCAGGCCGTAAGATGGCAGCCGGCACGTTTATGCAGAAGGTGTATGCGGTACAGGCCAAACTTTTCGGTCAGGAGGCGTCCAATGCCTTTGTTCGCATCAGTATTCCTTTAAAAGGGGTTTCTGTTGCCGAAGGTAAGGAGGCGTTGACGCGGTTTGCCACTGATTTTTATCCTGTTTTTTCCGACTTTGTCGGCCAGGCATCGGCGACCAAGAGGTGA
- a CDS encoding acyltransferase gives MATTKLKKLWKHFRQQPAATLTMLRAFVRGCFYIVWFRLTSLGRVQIDFPFFCYTRVCITGRGRVHIGRDCSVFVNNFERLHIHTLTGEARVVIGERCSLGGVTIRCAEEIRLGDCILAAAVLLQDVPFSFPVVRSDRHTVLPAAPISIDDHVWLSGRSMVLPGSSLGEGSVLGICSVLFRQSVGAGYLVLGNPARRPLPIANLLQMRTHEK, from the coding sequence GTGGCAACGACAAAGCTGAAAAAGCTGTGGAAGCACTTCCGTCAGCAACCTGCGGCAACACTTACCATGCTGCGGGCCTTTGTGCGGGGATGTTTCTATATTGTATGGTTCCGCCTGACCAGTCTCGGCAGGGTGCAGATCGATTTCCCTTTTTTCTGCTACACCCGGGTCTGTATCACTGGAAGAGGCCGGGTCCACATCGGCAGGGACTGCTCTGTTTTTGTGAATAATTTTGAGCGCCTGCACATTCACACCCTGACCGGAGAGGCCAGGGTTGTTATCGGTGAACGGTGTTCCCTGGGCGGGGTGACCATCCGCTGCGCCGAAGAGATCCGACTGGGAGACTGCATCCTTGCCGCTGCGGTTCTGCTGCAGGATGTTCCGTTCTCTTTTCCGGTGGTGCGTAGTGACCGGCACACCGTGTTGCCTGCTGCACCGATCAGCATCGACGACCATGTGTGGCTGAGCGGCCGGTCGATGGTCCTGCCGGGGAGCAGTCTGGGAGAGGGATCGGTTCTGGGTATCTGCTCAGTACTGTTCCGGCAATCAGTCGGCGCCGGGTATCTGGTCCTTGGCAATCCGGCCCGGAGGCCGTTGCCGATCGCCAATCTTTTACAGATGAGAACGCATGAAAAATGA
- a CDS encoding SGNH/GDSL hydrolase family protein, with amino-acid sequence MKHTWLLQLLVALPFFLWAAEGQCQNSVDGAMHGSEQDVSVLAQKTIVFGHQSVGMNILDGLRHLQFGDQTVGVNRIGNGEALVKGAVNHAFIGTNADPSGKMNSFSRLLDTYKESPPDIAFFKFCYLDVDQHTDINGLFAEYQELIAHLKKTFPQMVIIHTTVPLRQIQTGPKAWVKRVIGKPVTGLADNVAREAFNTLVRTQFAQDPLYDIAKGESTYPDGARESFEHKGKAAYALVPQYTDDGEHLNADGGRLLARQLVQVLVQAAQVQNDR; translated from the coding sequence ATGAAGCATACATGGTTGTTACAGTTGCTGGTTGCGCTGCCTTTTTTCCTCTGGGCAGCAGAAGGTCAATGTCAGAACAGTGTGGACGGTGCTATGCATGGATCGGAACAGGATGTGTCTGTTTTGGCTCAGAAGACAATTGTTTTCGGCCATCAGTCCGTTGGTATGAATATTCTCGACGGCCTGCGTCATCTGCAGTTTGGTGACCAGACCGTTGGGGTCAACAGGATCGGTAATGGAGAAGCCCTTGTAAAGGGGGCTGTTAACCACGCGTTTATCGGCACCAATGCCGATCCGTCCGGGAAGATGAACAGTTTTTCCCGACTGCTCGATACCTATAAGGAGAGCCCCCCGGACATCGCTTTTTTCAAGTTCTGTTATCTGGATGTTGATCAGCATACAGATATCAATGGTCTGTTTGCCGAGTATCAGGAGTTGATCGCGCACCTGAAAAAAACATTTCCCCAGATGGTTATCATCCACACAACCGTGCCGTTGCGACAGATTCAAACCGGACCCAAGGCCTGGGTCAAGCGGGTCATCGGCAAACCAGTGACCGGGTTGGCGGACAACGTGGCCAGGGAAGCGTTTAATACGCTGGTACGAACGCAATTTGCACAAGATCCGCTGTACGATATTGCCAAGGGAGAATCCACCTACCCGGACGGCGCACGAGAGTCCTTTGAGCATAAGGGAAAGGCTGCCTATGCGCTGGTGCCGCAGTACACCGACGACGGCGAACACCTCAATGCAGACGGCGGCAGGCTCCTTGCCCGGCAGCTTGTTCAGGTTCTTGTGCAGGCGGCACAGGTTCAAAACGACCGCTAA
- a CDS encoding glycosyltransferase family 2 protein produces the protein MNSVSVIIPTYNRAHLVGEAITSVLNQDSKDCSLEIIVVDDGSADDTRAVVAQFGKDVRYVYQANQGVGAARNRGLQEASGEWIAFLDSDDLWLPDKLSLQFQVLNAFPEYRVVHSTFYTSDGKDIIIVKGLEYWVEQTSGISMDDVDWHTFYPHAYNSGDYGITRAGRPFTIYAGNLFEPLLYSVCAACWTSLIHRDCLQPKVRFAHVKMSEDYYFYCRLSERCDVLFMDTPTVENRAHSGPRETQNKASISLETNRSLYKEVYVPSTSPYRPSDAAITRRIRENNTQLLLEYLKEGELQAAKTLVAEEQKDSGFEKGWKSSVLLLLTALPFNVVSVLRRVKQRVQALMPTGRSKS, from the coding sequence ATGAACAGCGTGAGTGTCATTATCCCCACCTATAACAGGGCGCACCTTGTTGGTGAGGCCATTACAAGTGTCCTCAACCAGGACAGCAAAGACTGCTCGCTGGAGATTATCGTGGTTGACGACGGCTCTGCGGATGATACCCGGGCCGTGGTTGCGCAGTTCGGCAAGGATGTGCGGTATGTGTATCAGGCAAACCAGGGGGTCGGTGCGGCACGCAATCGCGGCTTACAGGAGGCGTCCGGCGAATGGATCGCCTTTCTCGACTCCGATGATCTGTGGCTGCCGGACAAGCTTTCGCTGCAGTTTCAGGTTTTAAACGCCTTCCCGGAGTACAGGGTTGTGCACTCCACCTTTTATACGAGTGACGGCAAAGACATCATCATTGTCAAGGGGCTGGAGTACTGGGTTGAGCAAACAAGCGGTATCAGTATGGATGATGTTGACTGGCACACCTTTTATCCGCATGCCTACAACTCCGGAGACTACGGTATCACTCGGGCAGGCCGGCCCTTTACCATCTATGCAGGCAACCTGTTTGAACCATTGCTGTACAGCGTGTGTGCAGCCTGCTGGACCAGCCTCATCCATCGGGACTGCCTGCAGCCCAAGGTGCGCTTTGCCCATGTGAAGATGTCTGAAGATTATTACTTCTACTGCCGGCTCAGCGAGAGGTGCGATGTCTTATTTATGGATACACCGACCGTGGAGAACAGGGCCCATTCCGGGCCACGGGAAACACAGAACAAGGCTTCCATATCTTTAGAAACTAACCGCTCGCTCTATAAGGAGGTGTATGTCCCCTCCACCAGCCCGTATCGACCCTCTGATGCTGCCATTACCAGGAGAATCAGGGAGAATAACACCCAGCTCCTGCTCGAATACCTGAAGGAAGGGGAACTGCAGGCAGCCAAAACACTGGTTGCCGAGGAACAGAAAGACAGTGGCTTTGAAAAGGGATGGAAATCGTCTGTGCTCCTCCTGTTGACAGCCCTGCCGTTCAACGTCGTATCAGTGTTGCGGAGAGTCAAGCAAAGAGTCCAAGCCCTTATGCCGACAGGTCGGAGCAAGTCGTAA
- a CDS encoding glycosyltransferase family 2 protein, protein MLSMLFFLSVALVLYVYAGYPLLVRLLGTVRSRPIRKEPFEPMVTVIIPAYNEEKHIGRTIANKLALNYPREKLEILVVSDGSTDGTDSIVKDYAEEGVRLLRQEPRGGKTLGLNAAIREAGGEIIFFSDANSLHHPDALRELVANFADPQVGYVTGKMIYTNPDGSVIGDGCSAYMRYENMIRLRETKIGSIVGVDGGVDAVRRSLYVPMQADQLPDFVLPLSVIDQGYRVVYEPEALLCEDALSTAADEYRMRVRVSLRALWALYDMRRLFLPGGDLVYSWQLWSHKILRYLSFLFLLGALLTNLALLDKGPLFVITLLGQAAFYLGAVLSPILERFGRGNRLLYLAYYFSIINMAAAHAFIKFVLGKKIVVWSPRKG, encoded by the coding sequence ATGCTGAGTATGTTGTTTTTTCTGTCAGTAGCGCTTGTTCTCTATGTGTATGCCGGGTATCCGCTCCTGGTCAGGCTGTTGGGCACAGTCCGATCCCGGCCGATCCGCAAAGAGCCGTTTGAACCCATGGTCACTGTTATCATTCCCGCTTACAATGAGGAGAAGCATATAGGCAGGACCATAGCCAACAAGCTGGCTCTGAACTATCCCCGGGAGAAACTGGAGATTCTGGTTGTTTCCGACGGGTCCACCGACGGTACCGACAGCATTGTCAAAGACTATGCAGAAGAAGGGGTACGACTGTTGCGGCAGGAACCCCGGGGCGGGAAGACCCTGGGGCTGAACGCGGCGATCCGGGAGGCAGGCGGTGAGATCATCTTTTTTTCCGATGCCAACTCCCTGCATCATCCGGATGCACTCCGGGAACTGGTTGCCAACTTTGCTGATCCGCAGGTCGGCTATGTCACCGGCAAGATGATCTATACCAATCCGGACGGCAGTGTCATCGGTGACGGCTGTTCCGCCTATATGCGCTATGAGAACATGATCCGCCTCCGGGAAACAAAAATCGGCTCGATTGTGGGTGTTGACGGCGGGGTCGATGCGGTCCGCCGTTCACTCTACGTGCCGATGCAGGCTGATCAGCTTCCCGATTTTGTGCTGCCGCTTTCGGTTATTGATCAGGGGTATCGGGTGGTGTACGAGCCGGAGGCCCTGCTGTGTGAAGATGCCCTGTCCACCGCCGCCGACGAGTACCGTATGCGGGTGCGGGTTTCGCTGCGGGCTCTGTGGGCCCTGTATGATATGCGGCGCCTGTTTCTGCCGGGGGGTGATCTGGTCTACTCATGGCAGCTCTGGTCGCACAAGATTCTCCGTTACCTGAGTTTTCTCTTTTTACTGGGTGCACTGCTCACCAACCTGGCGCTCCTTGATAAGGGGCCGCTGTTTGTGATCACCCTGCTCGGGCAGGCGGCCTTCTATCTCGGTGCAGTGCTCTCTCCCATACTGGAAAGGTTTGGCAGGGGAAACCGTCTGCTCTACCTGGCCTACTACTTCAGTATTATCAACATGGCGGCAGCCCATGCGTTTATCAAGTTCGTCCTGGGCAAGAAGATCGTGGTCTGGAGCCCGCGCAAAGGATAG
- a CDS encoding glycosyltransferase — protein sequence MRILHVLDSGGMYGAEVMLLHLMAAQEELGLTPILASIGEIGMPDKAVEVEARKRGLTVQPFRMRAGFNLAGALHLLGWAREQGVQVLHSHGYKGNILLGMLPRRLRRLPLVVTVHGWTWTGGLSRMMVYEWLDALCLRRAQAVAIVNSVMRSHPRLQAIAGHRLHVINNGIPLADTDKESSEPPLGQEILDSVGQGTSIVALGRLSEEKGLLFLIRAVGELVAMGRDVCLVILGEGPQRPELEQLVEQLGLSARVRMPGFVDDGTRFLSCFSIFALPSLTEGLPMVLLEAMEAGLPIVASRVGGIPEVLDHGQCGLLVPAGEVAPLRDALLTLVENSEQAKIRVQRARARVRAQYSSEAMAQRYLTVYQQIMNEFQGACSL from the coding sequence GTGCGTATTCTCCATGTACTTGACAGTGGCGGCATGTATGGAGCCGAGGTCATGCTGCTGCACCTGATGGCAGCTCAGGAGGAGCTGGGCCTGACCCCCATTCTGGCCAGTATCGGTGAGATCGGCATGCCGGACAAGGCAGTGGAGGTGGAGGCCCGGAAACGGGGATTGACGGTTCAGCCCTTTCGGATGCGCGCCGGTTTCAACTTGGCCGGGGCACTGCATCTGCTTGGCTGGGCCAGAGAACAGGGTGTGCAGGTTCTGCACTCCCATGGCTATAAGGGGAACATCCTCCTGGGTATGCTGCCCCGAAGACTGCGGCGACTGCCTCTGGTGGTTACGGTACACGGCTGGACCTGGACCGGTGGTCTGTCCCGGATGATGGTGTACGAGTGGCTTGATGCCCTGTGTTTGCGGCGGGCACAGGCAGTGGCGATTGTGAACAGTGTCATGCGTTCGCATCCGCGATTGCAGGCCATTGCCGGTCATCGGTTACATGTTATCAATAACGGTATCCCCCTGGCAGATACAGACAAAGAGTCTTCCGAGCCGCCTCTAGGGCAGGAGATCCTCGACTCTGTCGGGCAGGGAACCTCTATTGTGGCTTTGGGCCGTCTGTCAGAGGAAAAGGGGCTGCTGTTTCTTATCCGCGCCGTGGGCGAGCTTGTGGCCATGGGCCGGGATGTCTGTCTGGTGATCCTTGGTGAGGGGCCGCAACGCCCCGAACTTGAACAGCTGGTGGAACAGCTTGGTTTGTCCGCACGGGTGAGGATGCCTGGTTTTGTTGATGATGGGACACGGTTTCTCTCCTGTTTTTCCATCTTTGCGCTGCCGTCCTTGACTGAAGGGCTGCCCATGGTGCTGCTCGAAGCCATGGAGGCAGGCCTGCCAATCGTGGCCAGCAGGGTCGGCGGTATTCCCGAAGTGCTCGACCATGGTCAGTGTGGTCTGCTGGTACCGGCCGGTGAGGTGGCACCACTAAGGGATGCCCTGCTGACCCTTGTGGAGAACAGCGAACAGGCAAAGATTCGGGTGCAGAGAGCAAGGGCGCGGGTACGTGCGCAGTATTCAAGTGAAGCCATGGCACAGCGTTATTTGACGGTCTATCAACAGATTATGAATGAATTTCAAGGAGCATGTTCACTGTGA
- a CDS encoding DapH/DapD/GlmU-related protein, translating into MTRFTPPLFSRMRLALFRFIHRKNPRIQVGEGLRLDCWLSIKGPGLVTIGDNCVVSALPGSAAYMTTLYTNAPEACITIGNNVSLVSARFSSRFAIHVGDGVLVEDASLMDTDFHTLDISRQTPKDETRETCSISIGRDVYIGARAFVTKGVVLEEGTKVYPGAVVQKSWPAQTLLIGNPAKPFQPQ; encoded by the coding sequence ATGACTAGGTTTACACCACCACTTTTTTCACGGATGCGATTGGCTCTTTTCAGATTCATCCATCGGAAGAATCCCCGTATCCAGGTGGGAGAAGGGTTACGCCTGGACTGCTGGCTGTCGATCAAGGGGCCCGGCCTGGTGACCATCGGGGACAACTGTGTGGTGAGTGCTCTGCCCGGCAGTGCCGCCTACATGACCACACTGTACACCAATGCCCCGGAGGCGTGCATCACCATCGGCAACAACGTCAGTCTGGTGTCGGCACGGTTTTCCAGCAGATTTGCAATCCATGTCGGTGATGGAGTGCTTGTTGAAGATGCCTCACTGATGGATACCGATTTCCATACCCTGGATATCTCCCGGCAAACGCCAAAGGATGAGACCAGGGAAACGTGCAGCATATCGATCGGCCGGGATGTGTACATCGGAGCCCGGGCATTTGTGACCAAGGGTGTGGTTCTGGAAGAGGGCACAAAGGTGTATCCAGGGGCAGTGGTGCAGAAGTCCTGGCCGGCGCAGACACTGCTCATCGGTAATCCCGCCAAACCCTTTCAGCCACAGTAA
- a CDS encoding exosortase/archaeosortase family protein, whose product MNNVEPPTGYMPGKQVNRTVLLQILLLGGAVAFTFSGVWYSLWQTWVGSDDYAHGLLIPPVALYIAWRTQAELPGRPLTPSRMGGWLLPVFCLGYVLARFAENATLSAVFMVLTFGALILFVAGWQTMRTLLFPLLLLFFMIPVPEQVYASVTVPLQLFVSKVSVDFAQWLDIPIYRNGNIIQMSSRTLEVVQACSGLRSLMSLVTLSLIMGYFLLNRNILRTLLVILSLPMAVLVNCFRVLAAILVLHFFQYDLTDDSVHTLFGAAMFGAALGLLYMLQRGLALWDR is encoded by the coding sequence ATGAACAACGTGGAACCTCCCACCGGTTACATGCCAGGTAAGCAGGTCAACAGAACTGTCTTGTTGCAGATACTTCTGCTGGGCGGTGCTGTTGCATTCACCTTTTCCGGAGTGTGGTACTCCCTCTGGCAAACCTGGGTCGGGTCCGACGACTATGCCCACGGACTGCTCATCCCGCCCGTGGCGCTGTACATAGCGTGGCGGACACAGGCAGAACTGCCTGGCCGGCCTCTTACCCCGTCCCGGATGGGGGGCTGGCTGCTGCCTGTGTTCTGTCTGGGGTATGTGCTGGCGAGATTTGCCGAAAACGCCACCCTGTCCGCTGTGTTTATGGTGTTGACCTTTGGTGCACTCATCCTGTTCGTGGCCGGTTGGCAGACAATGCGGACGCTGCTGTTTCCACTGTTGCTGCTGTTTTTTATGATTCCTGTGCCGGAACAGGTCTACGCCTCTGTTACCGTGCCGTTACAGCTCTTTGTTTCCAAGGTCAGTGTCGATTTTGCACAGTGGCTTGATATCCCTATTTATCGCAACGGGAATATTATCCAGATGTCCAGCCGTACGCTTGAGGTGGTGCAGGCCTGCAGCGGTCTGCGTTCGCTCATGAGCCTGGTCACGCTGAGTCTTATCATGGGGTATTTTTTGCTGAACCGGAACATCCTGCGTACACTTCTGGTGATCCTGTCGTTACCGATGGCTGTGCTGGTGAACTGTTTTCGGGTCCTTGCCGCCATCCTGGTCCTGCATTTCTTTCAGTACGATCTGACCGATGATTCTGTGCACACTCTTTTCGGGGCAGCGATGTTTGGCGCAGCCCTTGGTCTGCTGTACATGCTGCAAAGAGGGCTTGCCCTATGGGATCGCTGA